The bacterium genome contains the following window.
GCGCGATGACCAATCTGCGGCACGCGGCTGGACGTTGGCCGCACTGGGTGTGCACGTCGTAGCGGGAGCCTTGTTTACCTTGACGGGCTTGATTGCCGGACACTTTATGCTACGGCTCTACTTTGGCGAGTTCTACGCGCTCGGTCCAGGAGAGAACATCGTTGCGGCAACAGACGCGCTCTGCGCAGGACTTTGGCCGGGACTATTGGGTGCGGGAGCGGCGGCAGCGATGCTGCAGTTGACGACCCGCAAGGATTGGCCGTGGGTAATTGGTCTGGGAGCCGTTGGCGGAGTGCTCTTGGGATGAACAGTGTTCCGAAACAGAGCATCCTGCTGCGCTCGCTTGCGCTGCAACTCTTCCTGAACTATCGCACGATGCAGGGGCCGGGCTATCTGCTCGCCTTGCGTCCGTTGCTAAAACAATCCCCTTTGTCTGAACCGAAGATTCGCGCGGCCGGCAGCTACATCAACGGTCATCCGGTGTTTTCCAGTGCAGGGCTGGGGGCAATCGCCGGGCGATTGACGTCTGATGATGCTCTTGACTTGAGTGATTTTGCGGCATGGAAGCGGGAGATTTCAACGCCGATGGGAGCCATCGGGGACGGGTTGATTTGGGAGCGGTTCAAACCCGGGCTGCTGGCGGTGGCAGCGGGTTTCCTGCTGGTAGCGGGCCCGTATGCGCAAGACGTATGGCCGTGGATCACGCTGGTCATCCTGGCTGTATACAACAGCACACTTTGGATGTTCCGCGAGTGGGCGTTCGCACGAGGATTTGAACTGCGGGAGCGCTTGACAGAGCTTGCCGCGCATCCCGGACTGATCAAGCTCAAAAAGGGATTGCGGATCTTCGGGATTCTTGCTGCGGCTTTCGCGCTGGCGGGTTCGCTTGGGGTGTTTGTGAACGGCGGCGCACTCGGTGCGTCTCAATTCGGTGCGGGCTTTCTCATCATGCTGGCCGGAGCGAGGCTGCGTGTGAGCACCTTGACGGCGGCATTTTTCACGGTTTTATCCACATTCGGTTTGTATTACCTGAATCAACTATGACCAGACACCAGTCGTGATCCAGAAGGAAGTAACCCTCCTCAATCGTTTGGGGCTGCACATCCGCCCCGCCGCACAACTGACGAAGATTGCGGCCAAGTATAACGCCGACGTGTATCTTTTAAAGGACGGGATGCGCGTCAACGGCAAGAGTATCATGGGAGTGATGATGCTCGCAGCGGCGCGCGGCAGCTCGCTGACGATCGAGTGTATCGGCGATGACGAGCAGTCGTTAATGGACGATTTGGTCCAGCTGTTTGAGAACAAGTTTTACGAGGAGTAAGAGTCGTGGGCAGCGAGAGCAAGAAGGAGCAGATATTGCGCGGTATTCCGGCGTCGCACGGGATAGCGATCGGCCGCGTGCATCTGATCAATTACGAAGAGCCGGAAGTTCTTCCGCGCAAGCTCGCGCCCGCGGAAGTGCCGAAAGAGCTGGCCCGGCTCAACGACGCGATCGAAGCGACACAAGCCGCGATAGAGCGCTCGCGCGATCGGGCGCTGGACCTGGCCGGAATTGCGGTGGGCAAGATCTTCGACGCGCACTTGCTGATTCTGGGGGACACGATATTTCAGGATCAGGTTCGCGGGAGAATCGCGCGCGAGCAGTTCGACGCCGAATACATTATCTATGACGCGTTTGCACAGATGATTGAGTTGATCAGCCGCTCGGCGGGCGAGGTTTTTCGTGAGCGTGCGGCGGATTTGCGCGATGTGCGGAGCAGGCTGCTCAGGCATTTGCGCGGTGAAGGGGATGTGATTCCCGATCATCCGACTCATGAGGTAATTCTGGTCGCGGAGGACCTCTCCCCCACTCAAGCTTTGAACCTCGACCGGACGCTGGTTCACGGGATCGCCACAGATATTGGCGGGCTGACGTCGCACACGGCAATCCTCGCCCGCAGTCTGGACATTCCCACGGTAGTCGGCATCGGAGATGCGACAGCCAAAGCGAGCAGCGGCGACGCGATCATTATCAACGGCAACAGCGGCAAAGTTATTTTACATCCGACCGCCGAATCGCTGTCAGAGTATCAGTCGAAGCGTGAGCGGTTTCGCGGCTTTCAACGGATTCTGGAAGGATTGCGCGGTCAGCCGGCTGTGACGACCGACGGACACGAGATCAAGCTGTGGGGCAATATTGAATTGCCGCGCGAAGCGGACTTGGTGCTTTCTCACGGTGGCACAGGCGTCGGGTTGTTCCGCAGTGAATTCCTATTCTTGACGCGAGAGACAACGCCGACGGAAGATGAGCAGTTCGGCGTCTATGATAAGGCCGCAGAAATCATGGCGCCGCATCCGGTTGTCATTCGCACGTTCGATCTCGGCGGAGACAAGTATCATGCGGGCATCAATCTGCGGGATGAGAGGAATCCATTTCTCGGATACCGCGCGATCCGTGTCTCCTTGTCACGGCGAGACTTGTTTCGGGCGCAATTACGTGCCATTTTGCGGGCTTCCGCGCGCGAGAACGTGAGAGTGATGTTCCCGTTTGTTTCCGGGTTGGAGGAATTGCGGGAAGCGATAACCGTGCTCGACGAAGCGAAGCTGGAGCTACAGCAACGGAAACTTGCCTTTGACCCCAACATTCCGGTAGGCATCATGGTAGAGATTCCGTCTGCGGCGGTGTTTGCGGATCGGCTGGCGGAGGAGTGTGACTTTCTGTCCATTGGAACGAACGATTTGATTCAGTACACAGTGGCAACAGACCGCGCGAATGAGCAGGTGGCCGCATATTACAGGAGCTATCATCCGGCGGTGTTGCGGCTGATCGAAATGACGGTCGATGCCGGCAGAAAGCGACACGTCGATGTAGGAATATGCGGAGAAATGGGCGGAACTCCAACGGCGATACCGTTGTTGATCGGGTTGGGGTTGCGCGAACTTTCGATGACGTCTTCCATGATACCCGAGATCAAGAAGATTATCCGCACACTGTCGTACGAGGAGTGCAGACGGATGACGCGCAAGGCGATGAAGATGGCGACGTCACAGGAGATTCAACAATACATGCAGCGCGAATTGAAGAAGCGATTCGCGGATTTGCCGATTTGGTTCTAACAACATGACCATTACAACAAAAGCAATCAATCTTACGGAGACTCGGCTCAAGCAGCTGGATCCGGGCGACATGCTGGGCAAGACGCTGGAACTCGCGGGACAGCTTGAGCGCGGTCACGAGATCGCGGACGAGTTTCTGCTGCATCATCAGATGCTTGACGAACCCAAGCTGGACTGGTTTGGGTTGGGCGGGAGCGCGGTGTCGGGGGACTTGCTGCAGGCCTTCGGTCTCGAGCCGCCGGCGATGTACGGACGGATTTTTGTGCGGCGACATTCACGCGTGTCGGACTTGCCCAGACTGGTGTGCAGTTATTCAGGCAATACGATTGAAGCGATTCAAGCTCTCACCGAAGTGGATCCGAGACAGGTGTGGCTGGCTGTGTCCAGCGGAGGACGGCTCGAGCAAAAAGCGACGTCCGCCGGAATTCCCTACCTCAATCTGCCGGGCGGCTACCCCCCGCGAGCGGCGGTGGGATTTTCGCTGGGTGCACTCCATCGCCTGTTTCAGAGGTCCTATGGCTTTCACAATCCCGACATAGATTCTTGGCCGCTGGCGAAGCTGCAGGCGGATGCCGCGCGCTACGCGACGTTGACGCGCGAGGAGAATCCGGCCCTCGACCTTGCGGTAAAGTTGGTGGATCGCACGCCGGTTATTTACACATGCGATGGTCTGCTCGGACCGGCACTGGCATTTCGACTTCGCGCACAGCTCGCGGAAAACAGCAAGGTCTGGTCGCATAGTGCGGATTTGCCGGAACTTGCGCACAACGAGGTGGAGGCCTTTGGCCACCTTGCGCAGGTGTTGCCTCCTCCACTCGTGATGTTTCTCGGCAGCTGGGGTATGACAGGAACATTTGCCGACCCGCGCGGCCCGATGGAAGAGATGCTCGCACAAATGGGTGTGGCATCAGTCAGGCTTGACCCTCAGGTGATGTTCCCGGACAGTAGGGGCAGGCTGTCACAAGGAATTCGACTGATGCTCCTTCTGGATGCGGCAACGGTGTACTTAGCGATCCTCAAAGCAGAGGACCCGATGGAAATCCCGAGAATTACGGGGCTTAAAGAGCTGCTGACAGGGTCTTGATATTTACGGTCGAAATCTGTAGATTACAAGACTTTAAGAAAACGTAAGTCCTCAGTGAAAGCAATCATTCCGGTCGCAGGGATAGGTTCGCGTTTGCGACCGCACACCTTCACCCGGCCCAAAGTCCTCCTCAACGTGGCCGGGAAACCCATTCTCGGCCATATACTCGATCATCTCATCGCATCCGGCATAGACCAAGTAACATTGGTTGTTGGTGCGATGGGCGATTTGATTGAGAGCTACGTGCGTAAGCACTACGCGATTCCCGCGGACTTCGTGGTTCAGCAGGAAGCTCGGGGACTTGCTCATGCCGTGCATTTGGGATTGACATCCGAGGATCAGGAAGTTCTGGTCATACTTGGCGACACGATATTTGAATTCGACCTCAAACGTGTGTTGAGCGAATCGGCTGACAACGCAATCGGGGTGAAGACGGTCGAAGATCCGCGCCGGTTCGGAGTCGTTGAGACGCGCGACCACATCGTCACGCGTCTTGTTGAGAAACCTGAGAACCCGCGCTCAAATCTGGTTATTGTGGGAATTTATCTTATCCGGCAGGCGCAGGCCCTGAAAGAATCCATTGAGATACTGTTCGAGCGCAACTTGACGACCCGCGGGGAGTTCCAGCTAACCGATGCCCTACAGCTGATGATCGAGAGTGGAACTCAGATTACAACCTTTCCGGTGGATAACTGGTTCGACTGCGGGAAACCCGAGACTCTTCTTGAAACGAACCGTCATTTGCTTGCGAAGTTAAACGGCGATTTGCCGCAGCGCAAGGGCGCGGTGTTTATCCCGCCGGTGTTTGTACATCCCGAGGCCATCATTGAGCAGGCAATCGTTGGTCCATTTGCAACGATCGGCCAAGGGGCGGAAGTACGCAACGCGATGGTGCGGGATGCCATTTTAGGTGAGGGCGCGCGAGTCGAGGAGGCCTTAGTGGCCGGGTCCTTGGTCGGCAATAACGCGGTGGTGAAGGGAATGTTTCACCGTTACAATTTGGGCGATTCCAGCGCCATCATAGAAGGTATAGGCGACGAGCTATAGCATTTCACTTTTCACGACGGAGCAGCAGCAACCATCCATGAGCACATTTGTCTTTTCCAGCGAGTCGGTCAGTGAAGGACATCCTGATAAGATTGCGGATCAGATTTCGGACGCGGTTCTCGACGCGATGCTGAAGGACGATTCGATGGCACGTGTCGCGTGCGAGACTTTTGTCACGACGGGTATGGCTCTGGTCGGCGGCGAGATTACGACTCATACCTACGTGGACATTCCGGCACTTGTACGCGGTGTCATCAAGGATATTGGCTACACAAACGCCGCGTATGGTTTTGACTATGAGACGTGCGCAGTGATCACGACGATCGACAAGCAGAGTCCCGACATTGCACAGGCGGTGGACGCCGACGGTGCGGGAGATCAAGGCATGATGTTCGGCTACGCGTCCAAGGAGACACCGGAGATGATGCCTCTTCCGATCGTCTTGTCGCACAAGCTGGTGCATGAACTTGCGAACATGCGCCGCGCCGGGAAGCTGGGCTACCTGCGCCCCGATGCGAAGTCGCAGGTTTCGGTGAAATACGTGGACGGAAAGCCGACGGAAATTGTGGCGGTCGTCATTTCGACACAGCACGATCCAAGCGCAGAGCGCAAGCAAATCGAGGCGGACTTAAAGCGCGATCTGCTCCCGGCAGTGTTGTCCGGCTACAAGATGAGCAGTGACTGCAAAATCTACATTAACCCATCGGGCAAGTTCGTGGTCGGAGGCCCGCAAGGTGACGCGGGACTTACCGGTCGCAAGATTATCGTCGACACTTATGGCGGTTGGGTGCCTCATGGCGGCGGCGCTTTTTCCGGCAAAGATCCGACAAAAGTTGACCGCAGCGGCGCGTATGCGGCGCGTTGGATTGCCAAGAATGTTGTGGCTGCCGGCTTGGCCGAGCGATGCACCATTCAGCTTGCCTATGCGATCGGAGTGGCCGAACCGGTGTCCATCATGGTAGACACGAAGGGCACAGGAATTCTTCCGGATGAAGAGATTGAGAAGAAAGTGCGGAAGGCGTTTGACCTCACGGTCCGTGGAATTATCACAGCTCTCGACCTCCGCCGTCCGATCTATCGCAAGACGGCGGCCTATGGACACTTCGGCCGCAGCGAAGAGACGTTTACATGGGAAAAGACAGACAGAATAAGTTCATTAGCATAAGAAACGGGGTTTCATGGCTACGACAACGACGAAGGTGAAGAAGGGACAATCCGTGACGGCAGCCGCGAGCTACCATGTGGCTGACGAGAGCTTGGCACCCAAGGGGAAGAATCGAATTCTCTGGGCGGATCGTGATATGCCCGTGCTGGCCGAGATTCGTGAGCGCTTTGAAAAGGAAAAGCCGCTGAAGAATATGCGCATGTCGGCCTGCCTGCATGTGACTGCTGAAACAGCGAATCTCGCACGCACTCTGAAGGCCGGAGGCGCCGAACTTGTGCTGGTGGCTTCGAATCCGCTTTCAACCCAAGACGACGTTGCGGCGTCGCTCGTCAAGGATTTCGGCGTGCGCGTTTACGCGATCAAGGGTGAAGACAACAAGACCTACTATCAGCACCTCGATGCGGCAATGCGCCACAATCCGGTCATTACGATGGACGACGGCGCAGATCTTGTTCACGGGCTGCACACGACCCATGTCGAATACGGCGATCAGATCGTCGCCTCACTCGAGGAAACGACAACCGGCGTGATCCGGCTCATGGCGATGGCCAAGCAGGGCAAGCTGCGGTTCCCCGTGATTGCCGTGAACAATGCAGACACCAAGCACCTTTTCGATAATCGTTACGGCACGGGCCAATCCACACTCGACGGAATCGTGCGTGCAACG
Protein-coding sequences here:
- a CDS encoding NTP transferase domain-containing protein; this translates as MKAIIPVAGIGSRLRPHTFTRPKVLLNVAGKPILGHILDHLIASGIDQVTLVVGAMGDLIESYVRKHYAIPADFVVQQEARGLAHAVHLGLTSEDQEVLVILGDTIFEFDLKRVLSESADNAIGVKTVEDPRRFGVVETRDHIVTRLVEKPENPRSNLVIVGIYLIRQAQALKESIEILFERNLTTRGEFQLTDALQLMIESGTQITTFPVDNWFDCGKPETLLETNRHLLAKLNGDLPQRKGAVFIPPVFVHPEAIIEQAIVGPFATIGQGAEVRNAMVRDAILGEGARVEEALVAGSLVGNNAVVKGMFHRYNLGDSSAIIEGIGDEL
- a CDS encoding HPr family phosphocarrier protein; this translates as MIQKEVTLLNRLGLHIRPAAQLTKIAAKYNADVYLLKDGMRVNGKSIMGVMMLAAARGSSLTIECIGDDEQSLMDDLVQLFENKFYEE
- the metK gene encoding methionine adenosyltransferase; the protein is MSTFVFSSESVSEGHPDKIADQISDAVLDAMLKDDSMARVACETFVTTGMALVGGEITTHTYVDIPALVRGVIKDIGYTNAAYGFDYETCAVITTIDKQSPDIAQAVDADGAGDQGMMFGYASKETPEMMPLPIVLSHKLVHELANMRRAGKLGYLRPDAKSQVSVKYVDGKPTEIVAVVISTQHDPSAERKQIEADLKRDLLPAVLSGYKMSSDCKIYINPSGKFVVGGPQGDAGLTGRKIIVDTYGGWVPHGGGAFSGKDPTKVDRSGAYAARWIAKNVVAAGLAERCTIQLAYAIGVAEPVSIMVDTKGTGILPDEEIEKKVRKAFDLTVRGIITALDLRRPIYRKTAAYGHFGRSEETFTWEKTDRISSLA
- the ahcY gene encoding adenosylhomocysteinase; this encodes MATTTTKVKKGQSVTAAASYHVADESLAPKGKNRILWADRDMPVLAEIRERFEKEKPLKNMRMSACLHVTAETANLARTLKAGGAELVLVASNPLSTQDDVAASLVKDFGVRVYAIKGEDNKTYYQHLDAAMRHNPVITMDDGADLVHGLHTTHVEYGDQIVASLEETTTGVIRLMAMAKQGKLRFPVIAVNNADTKHLFDNRYGTGQSTLDGIVRATDMLIAGRTLVVAGYGWCGKGFAMRAKGHGAEVVVTEINPIRALEARMDGFRVMPMAQAAQIGDVFCTVTGNMHVIRPEHFEKMKNGAYVCNSGHFDIELDLKGLAEISKRVEKNVVPYVDRYTLPSGNQINVIAEGRLVNLGAAHGHPASVMDMSFATQALATEYAIKNAKKLDVSVHDVPKSIEDYIANLKLKTMGIKIDKLTPDQKKYLSNWEMGT
- a CDS encoding PTS system mannose/fructose/sorbose family transporter subunit IID, giving the protein MNSVPKQSILLRSLALQLFLNYRTMQGPGYLLALRPLLKQSPLSEPKIRAAGSYINGHPVFSSAGLGAIAGRLTSDDALDLSDFAAWKREISTPMGAIGDGLIWERFKPGLLAVAAGFLLVAGPYAQDVWPWITLVILAVYNSTLWMFREWAFARGFELRERLTELAAHPGLIKLKKGLRIFGILAAAFALAGSLGVFVNGGALGASQFGAGFLIMLAGARLRVSTLTAAFFTVLSTFGLYYLNQL
- the ptsP gene encoding phosphoenolpyruvate--protein phosphotransferase; this translates as MGSESKKEQILRGIPASHGIAIGRVHLINYEEPEVLPRKLAPAEVPKELARLNDAIEATQAAIERSRDRALDLAGIAVGKIFDAHLLILGDTIFQDQVRGRIAREQFDAEYIIYDAFAQMIELISRSAGEVFRERAADLRDVRSRLLRHLRGEGDVIPDHPTHEVILVAEDLSPTQALNLDRTLVHGIATDIGGLTSHTAILARSLDIPTVVGIGDATAKASSGDAIIINGNSGKVILHPTAESLSEYQSKRERFRGFQRILEGLRGQPAVTTDGHEIKLWGNIELPREADLVLSHGGTGVGLFRSEFLFLTRETTPTEDEQFGVYDKAAEIMAPHPVVIRTFDLGGDKYHAGINLRDERNPFLGYRAIRVSLSRRDLFRAQLRAILRASARENVRVMFPFVSGLEELREAITVLDEAKLELQQRKLAFDPNIPVGIMVEIPSAAVFADRLAEECDFLSIGTNDLIQYTVATDRANEQVAAYYRSYHPAVLRLIEMTVDAGRKRHVDVGICGEMGGTPTAIPLLIGLGLRELSMTSSMIPEIKKIIRTLSYEECRRMTRKAMKMATSQEIQQYMQRELKKRFADLPIWF